The Solanum pennellii chromosome 11, SPENNV200 sequence ACCATCATGTTGAGGAGGAGCTGATGGTTGTACAGGCAAGATCCTCTCCCAACACCAAACCTTGATGCGACAAAcaaaatgtaacgacctgtttagtcgttttgagcagcagattttatttctggaaaaactggctgagacgacggatcccacgacggaccgtcatgggcacgacggaccgtcgagggagtctcgttccaaaacacttagaattctgaaatttgggcactgaaatcgactctctgaacttcgtaacgacatggcaggacggaccgtcgtgggcacgacggaccgtcacagactcttcaaggaaattgagtctctgaactctgtgacggagcagcaggacggaccgtcgcaggcNNNNNNNNNNNNNNNNNNNNNNNNNNNNNNNNNNNNNNNNNNNNNNNNNNNNNNNNNNNNNNNNNNNNNNNNNNNNNNNNNNNNNNNNNNNNNNNNNNNNNNNNNNNNNNNNNNNNNNNNNNNNNNNNNNNNNNNNNNNNNNNNNNNNNNNNNNNNNNNNNNNNNNNNNNNNNNNNNNNNNNNNNNNNNNNNNNNNNNNNNNNNNNNNNNNNNNNNNNNNNNNNNNNNNNNNNNNNNNNNNNNNNNNNNNNNNNNNNNNNNNNNNNNNNNNNNNNNNNNNNNNNNNNNNNNNNNNNNNNNNNNNNNNNNNNNNNNNNNNNNNNNNNNNNNNNNNNNNNNNNNNNNNNNNNNNNNNNNNNNNNNNNNNNNNNNNNNNNNNNNNNNNNNNNNNNNNNNNNNNNNNNNNNNNNNNNNNNNNNNNNNNNNNNNNNNNNNNNNNNNNNNNNNNNNNNNNNNNNNNNNNNNNNNNNNNNNNNNNNNNNNNNNNNNNNNNNNNNNNNNNNNNNNNNNNNNNNNNNNNNNNNNNNNNNNNNNNNNNNNNNNNNNNNNNNNNNNNNNNNNNNNNNNNNNNNNNNNNNNNNNNNNNNNNNNNNNNNNNNNNNNNNNNNNNNNNNNNNNNNNNNNNNNNNNNNNNNNNNNNNNNNNNNNNNNNNNNNNNNNNNNNNNNNNNNNNNNNNNNNNNNNNNNNNNNNNNNNNNNNNNNNNNNNNNNNNNNNNNNNNNNNNNNNNNNNNNNNNNNNNNNNNNNNNNNNNNNNNNNNNNNNNNNNNNNNNNNNNNNNNNNNNNNNNNNNNNNNNNNNNNNNNNNNNNNNNNNNNNNNNNNNNNNNNNNNNNNNNNNNNNNNNNNNNNNNNNNNNNNNNNNNNNNNNNNNNNNNNNNNNNNNNNNNNNNNNNNNNNNNNNNNNNNNNNNNNNNNNNNNNNNNNNNNNNNNNNNNNNNNNNNNNNNNNNNNNNNNNNNNNNNNNNNNNNNNNNNNNNNNNNNNNNNNNNNNNNNNNNNNNNNNNNNNNNNNNNNNNNNNNNNNNNNNNNNNNNNNNNNNNNNNNNNNNNNNNNNNNNNNNNNNNNNNNNNNNNNNNNNNNNNNNNNNNNNNNNNNNNNNNNNNNNNNNNNNNNNNNNNNNNNNNNNNNNNNNNNNNNNNNNNNNNNNNNNNNNNNNNNNNNNNNNNNNNNNNNNNNNNNNNNNNNNNNNNNNNNNNNNNNNNNNNNNNNNNNNNNNNNNNNNNNNNNNNNNNNNNNNNNNNNNNNNNNNNNNNNNNNNNNNNNNNNNNNNNNNNNNNNNNNNNNNNNNNNNNNNNNNNNNNNNNNNNNNNNNNNNNNNNNNNNNNNNNNNNNNNNNNNNNNNNNNNNNNNNNNNNNNNNNNNNNNNNNNNNNNNNNNNNNNNNNNNNNNNNNNNNNNNNNNNNNNNNNNNNNNNNNNNNNNNNNNNNNNNNNNNNNNNNNNNNNNNNNNNNNNNNNNNNNNNNNNNNNNNNNNNNNNNNNNNNNNNNNNNNNNNNNNNNNNNNNNNNNNNNNNNNNNNNNNNNNNNNNNNNNNNNNNNNNNNNNNNNNNNNNNNNNNNNNNNNNNNNNNNNNNNNNNNNNNNNNNNNNNNNNNNNNNNNNNNNNNNNNNNNNNNNNNNNNNNNNNNNNNNNNNNNNNNNNNNNNNNNNNNNNNNNNNNNNNNNNNNNNNNNNNNNNNNNNNNNNNNNNNNNNNNNNNNNNNNNNNNNNNNNNNNNNNNNNNNNNNNNNNNNNNNNNNNNNNNNNNNNNNNNNNNNNNNNNNNNNNNNNgtgatgacttccagattttggggaataatagacgttgaattttagaagttattgaattgtctttttattaatgagtttaagtcttccgcatactttctgttgatattatattgaaatgtttagggtttagattggttggttcgctcacataggagggtaagtgtgggtgccagtcgcggctcggttttgggtcgtgacacaaaataatcaaattatcatcattaacaaaaaaatagataatcacatatatatatttttatagctGTAGGAAAATGTATGTGaatcttttttaaaactatgtaggttttataataattattcatatttattatgaaGTAAGTTTCAACCTTTGGTTGGaccctttttttaaaactatgtAGGTTTTCTAATAGAATAACATTGTGTGCTTTATCAATCCAAGTTTCTATCGAAAGAAGCAGGCaaagaaaataaactatttgtatgtaatttaaatattttaaaaagttaaatatagaaaaaatattcttGTACGGTATAATGTTAAAGATTTTTACATTTGAATGTATTTTAAAACTTAAGTAAAGTTACCTGAAGGAGAGGAATAAATCCGCAAATGTCAACCACATTACCGATAGATGCTCGACAAAGTGCACGGTACAAGTAGGCTAGCAGTGCACTGCCCCAACTGTACTTACCTACATCGTGGATAGGATCTAGGAACGCCAAGTATTGTAAACTAATAAGGTTTTCTAAAGTGTTCGAAAATAAGATGCCCCCTAATATAACAAGCATGTAAAGTCTAGCAATCCTCTCCACTCGTTCCACTGGAGTAGCATCTCTTATCGGATCTACTTGTAACTGATCTCGCAAGTAGCCGGTAATGCTATGTATCCTCACCCGACTCGCACCATCCATATCAGTAGGTGCTATGGTACATCCTGTGAGTGTTTCTAATAAAGTACGCCATGGACGAATCTTGCGGGTAGCATCCTGAATGTACACAGCATCACCATCGATGCGCAAACCAAACAAGACCTGCACATCCTGCAATGTAATCGTGACCTCACCAAAAGGTAAGTGGAAGCAATGAGTCTCTGGCCTCCAACGCTCAACCATAGTTGTAACAAGGGCACGATCATACTGCATCCTGCCCACACAAACTACATCATACAGTCCGACCTACGTAAGATCTCCTCAACACGTTCATGAGGTCGGTGCAAACGAAATAAATTCCAGGCATCATTCATGTGCACCGTCCTCATAAGGTTACTAAATGGTATCTCACCTTTCCATAACAATTCTGATTTATGCTCATGCTGAGAGAGAAGAAGTGTACGATCAATCGGCCCAGGATTCACAACACGCTCCATTATATactataagaaaaattatattaattcgtataatataattatattttgacatATTAATGCCTAGACAGTTCTGCTTTTTATTTACTTCTATAGTTTTGTTGGACCTCTACGGTAAAAGTGAAATTCTATATTATACCTCTTATTATTTGTCGAGGTTCCTCAGCGAGGTTTTagcttttgaattttgaaggggagtaaaagaaaaaaaatactaattgaGTAAGTAGTGAGAACATATATGATGATCGAgaatattttaactaaataatgtttaaaattctTAGTTATTAACTATGACATAATCATGAAGAATGCTTCCTATTATTAATCAAAATCTAACAAAGAATAACGATATAACTCTCTCGGCTTTCAGCTCAAGTTTGTGAAATAACTTGAGTCTGCTAACTCCAAAAGAAATTACTAAAACAAAATCACAGAAATAGTAATTATCCTCATTTAGAAAGAGGGAAAATAAGTGTTATCATTCCAATTAGAAATCTAAATTAGTTATTTGCATTTATTTGCGATCAACTGAGCACTATTAGCTGACTAGATATCAAGAACATAATCGATATGAAAATTAgtcattatgatattttttttgtttgaataatGAAGCGAGATGAACAATGAAGATTAGTGATATAGCCGATCCAAATTGCTTGATATTGAAGTATGGCAGGagttattgttgtatgaaacctatatattttagtatagtATTCCAATCGAAGCAGAACGGAGATTGAGATAACATATAGCTCTGATGGGTAGAAACATAGTATACCGGGGGATCTACATGTGCAAGTTTTCAGCTGGCATGTGATGCAGCATcagaaaaggggtagaaatGCGCGCTTTCATGTTCAGATGTGTGCGTACTGAGCTTCTCTTGTTTATAATATCAATTGTATTAACGCGGCCACAGAATGAAATAGAATGCATACCACACTAGTGCTCACCCGAATAGTGTTGGCGAAGTAGCATTTGAACAAGTAAACAATCGGTAAATCATAAAGCTTATAGACATTGCTACATGGCTGGAAGATTCAGAGAGCTATTGAAGAAATACGGAAAGGTAGCATTGGGTGTTCACTTCTCTGTTTCAGCAGCTTCAATTACAAGTCTTTATGTTGCTGTCAAGAACAATGTAGACGTTGAAGCCCTGTTCGAAAAAATTGGAATGCCAggtttatcaaaagaaaaagtagatgAAATTCCTAATTCACTCCAGCAAGTGATTTCCTCTACTGGGTTCGTTATCGAAGAACCCTTTAATCAGGATGATGTGGCGGCGCCGACGCCAAAACAGAGGAATCGTACTGCTGAGCTGGCGGCGTCAAGTGTCGCTGCTCTTGCTGTAGTTGTGCTACTTAATAAGGCTTTGTTTCCTCTTAGGGTTCCGATAACCCTTGGTCTTACGCCGCCGATCGCTAGGTTTCTTGCTAGGCGGAGAATTATCAACAACAGTGTATGATGAACATATATGTTTCTtctaaacaattttttatttttatttttttaaaaaaaaatatcattctcAAAAATGTTTAATGTCCCACTAACAAGCAGAAATGAAGAGAATGCTAAATCAAGATGTTAAAGAATGCTAAATCAAAAATACTATACTAACACAAGATGAGATAAATGAAACACAttctaaataaagaaaatatgagaTGTTAAAGAAATacctaatttatataatttgtagGGACGAATTGTTATGTTGTCGGGTTGTGCTACTCcgaatttttgatttatttgttgtGGGGCCGCTTCATTTGTCGGATTGGGACCATCAATGTTCATCTTCAAGTGTAACATAGAAGCCATGAAAGTGAAAGAAAGAAGCAGAAGGTGAAAAGGTAAAGTAATTTTCTATAAAGTGGAAGATTTTCTTCCACTTTAcaaagtggaactttttcttctactttataaagtggaagaaaaagttccgTTATACATTAAAAGTACACGTTATGACACTAACGGAAAACGTTTAGAAAATTAGataaagtggaacttttttttccactaagcttattttagttactaactaaaatagtggcttattttggtcatttttatattttggtggCTTATTTTGGTTCCCAACTCGTTAATAAGGGTATTTAGTGACTATTTGTTTTTCTAGGGTTCATGGTGATTGTGTATTATTTGAACTTATTGAAATTATGGGGTCAGATCAGGTTATTATTTGCTATGTGTTTATCTATTTACTTATTGCATGAAGGTAAGTGTCatacttctatttttatttttatttttcacgcGATGTCTGGAACTCAAATTGGAGCTCCGCTTAAATTTGGATCGCGCACTGCAGGGCTCATTTGGAGGTGACGCTCCCAACAAAAAAATTTTCATACCCAGGAATCAAACCCGAGACCTCTGGTTAATGGTGAAACACTCTTATCAGTGCACCACAACTCAGGTTGGtgttatacttttattttactCCTGCCCTTGCCTAGAGGCACTACATTCATGCACGCAAGTTGTGAGCAAGAAATGAGACAATCCTATCAGATAGCACATCTAACTTTTCGACAAATTGGTTGATTCCCTTCTTTCAAGGATTGTCAGAATCTTAGAGATTTGCCTATTTTGTTGTTTAGAGCTGTCATGTCCTGCCAAGTATTTGTACTCATAGAGTCTTGCAGACTAGTATGTTCGAAATGTATAGCTACGCTAGTGACCGTTTTGGCCCTGTATGTTGATTAGTATTAGCCTTTGGTCAGTTAGAccttattgttattattgataGTTTTGGACTCTTACCATTATGTTAAATCCCTCCAAAACAATTCTCATTATATCCGATCACCCAAAGAAAATCGATTATGTACAGCAAGTTGTTTAAACCGGAATTCAcgatacaaaaacaaaaacaaaaaaaaattgtaccaaCAGGGATTGACACAAATGATCTTCAGCAAAAATAAGTATAGCCATATTTGGCATATGAAATAGTCACAATGTCACTACTGGCACATTTACACAAGACTTGGAACAATATGtcaaaaatgagttttcttaCAGTTCCTTTTCCACCAATAAGCTAATAGAATCATTTCAGCCAAGAAGAGAAAAACAGATCATCCTTTGTTAATTCAGACTCGGGACGATTACCTTAAACTGATGATGGTTTACAAAACATGTCTGATATCAGCGATAATTCCTGAAGAGTGAGcctttttttgttcttctctGATCTTCCTGCCTTCAGTATCAACATGTAAAATCCATCAAACTATAGGCAGACATCATAAGTATACGATAGATACACAGATAAACACCTCCATATGCTATGATGGATGACAAACAACTGCATTACACGATAAATCACTATCCACAACCCACATAGCAAACTCTTCAAGTCGTTTTTGTATCTTTTCTGAACGCATTTCAGGTGACCAAAAGGCAAACTTCTTTCCATTCCTTGAAGAGGTTTTGTTAGCATCCGTAAAACTGATGTTCAAACTAAAATCAGTTTCATCAACCCTGTTAAAAGTAGCTTTCTTTTGTTCCAGTAACTTCTCAACTAGATTTACAAAATTTCCCTCTGTGGCAATTGAACCTCTAGTCTTTAAAGAGGCAACTGAGGCAACAACTTTGTCCAAAACATTATCGACCCAAATTTTTAAAGCAGAAGCTGAATTTTGTATGAAGACAAGTTTAAAGTTCTTCCCCAAAAGAAAGTCATTAGCCAAATCATACGAATGAAGAAATGAATCACTGCTGAGAGGAATCACGTCACTATCCACAACCCATGTGTTGTATTTAAGTTCCAAGGACTTTCTAACTACGTGGGCCTTCACAACAATCTCTTTGCCCAACTTTTCGTGTGATTCGTCAAAGTTAATCGAGTTTTGTAACCTAATACTGTCAAAAAATTGGTCTGTGTCAATCACAGGATGACCCCTTCTTGCAAGATCAAGTAGGAAAGAGGACTGTGGACCCAATAAGACATAGTTTTGGATATTCAATATTTCAAAGTGGCAGAGAAGATTCCTAATAATTGACTCTGACACCTGTTGTAGGTTCACAAATAGTATAGTCCTCGATTTCTGAACATAGTGAAGAACAGTCACCAGATCATCAGAACTGCGTACAATTCTACCAGGAGAAACTTCCTTGAAACAGAAATCATACCACCTCAGACTGTGCAAAGACTGCATCTTCAAAAGGTTGATATCAAAAGACTTCTCATCCACTAAATAAGAATCTGGCCCAGCTGATTTCCCATAGTTAACACCAGCATCACGATGGGACACACTAAAAGCTCGCTCATGCAAAAGATTGGTATAAATATTAAAGTAACCGCGGGCATGGATGAATTTAATGAACCAAGGTGTCCAGATTTTTTCCCCCATCTTTTTGTACCATCCTGTTGTCACCTACAAGCAAATTACATTTTACAGTAAGAGTAATAGTTAATCTTAACAGGTTTGTCATTATCTTCACTAAAAAATGCAACGAGAAGAGAAAATTCAGGCAATACACTACCATCCCATCAAGAAATGGCTTCAATCCCTTGGCCTTGTGTGTGTCATACCATATGCGGAATTCTTTCCAAGGTCTTGGAAACAGAAGCTGACCCCAGGTGCCAACCAACTGGTACAAGAAAAGTTGAGTTCGGTCATCAATCTGCATCTTGTTTCCATGTTTACCTATTAGCCAAAACCATGTTATATCAAGCGGATATACGAGTAGCACATGACTGTTAGAGATTGTTATAGAGGATGTTAAGAATGATAAATTTCCAGAGGATAAAAGTATCCAATATCCAAGCAACACATACACCTTCAAACAACAATGATGGGCACGTATTCTtcagtgaaaaaaaaaaacttagtaGGTTTTAGGGTATTCTAAATTTCATGAAGCATACAGGATGGCTGATGGAAATTACACTATTCGGGGAGGCCCCCTATACACCAAAATGTGGGATGTTAAGAGTGTTGAAGGGCTAGTCGCAAACAACTAGCAATTGATCTCTGTTATTTCAAATACCAAATTGGAAAAGCATGACACGCATTTATTTAAGTTCTCCACATGAGAGTTTCATCAACATAATAACAGACAAACATTCAAAAATCCCCTGATTCTATTGACATAGAAACACCCATGATTCTATGGACATAGAAGCACATTAACAACAGCATCTGGGTAGCCCAAAAGACTATAAGGTTGATTTGTACTTTGATGATTATAATTACAACGAGCCAATATATCTCAAAGCAAAGTGTTACAGAGAGGATAATAACTAACTCAAGGGTCACAAATCATATTCTGATAATTAAGGGCATCGATAGTTAAGTTTTCTCCAAATaggaaaaaacaagaaaaaactaATAGTCTAGGAGTACTCATACTCAAGGACCGAAAGCTCTCACAGCGTCGAGGCAAAGAATAACTCCTCTGAAAAGAAGAGCATTTATAATCAGAGCTATAGGAGTGGAAGGGAATTAAATAGCAACAGACGCTACTTCTGTCTGCGTCTATCTTCTCCTATTAGTTAAGCATTGAAAGGGATGTTGGAAATGAGTTTCAAAGCTTGAACTTCCACAGAAGAACCACAGATAGCACTAGTCTTGATTGAGTTTCTTGAAGCAAAGGGCTTTGGCAAACTAATGAGTACATATATACGGTCTTAgtgttagaaaaagaaatagaagGGATGCGTGCGAAATCTACAATGGATGCGAGAGGAATATTACTGATTATCTATGAAAGAAGGCttttaagaatgaaaaaaataccGGGGAATTGGTCAGGTATTGCTTTGCTTGCTCTTAGTTTAAGCTATTCCAAAGCGATTATTCATCATCCACCACCAGAGGCCTCCAGAGAGAAGGTGTTCATATGCATTCCACTTCTTTATCTCTTAGTCCACCATTATTGTGAATATGTTAGATAGCGTTCTCGACTGCCTCCGGTCTGATAACGCGGTCACCTCTAGCCAGCGACTAGCCCAATTTTGGAGCTAAGTTTACACTGCCACGTCGAGACTCTCTTTTTAAAGTGAGATACGGCTTCCGCAAGAGGGAAAGATCACTTTTGTCGTGAAGCAAAGCAGTGTTTAAAGGGGTTGATTTTTCAACTATGTTCTTTCTTCATCATTTTATCTCTTTTTGATAGTGAATGTCAAATAGTTTTTGATTGTTATACTTTCCCGAGGATATCCTTTCTTCTATTAAATTGAAGAGATCCCCCCGGAAAGAAGGTCTTCAAAGTCACATTCAGAAAGGAGGTCTTGAAAGTTTCATTCAGAAAGCGTTCAGAATTAAGGCCTTGAAAGTTTCATTCGAAAAGAGTCGTTAAACACAACTTCAGATGTGTGTTTGTATTAAGGGAAAGGTATAGTTTATACAGCATTCCACTTTATGCATGAGTAATCCATAACAATCAAGGATGATATTAGATAGCATCAGAACAGGTCCAACACAAAATTATGTCTTACTGCAGACCAATGAGTAGGTGTCAACTCTGCACGTTGCCTTATTCTCAGTTATGATATATGTAGTTAACATTACTTCCCCcttcacataaatcaatatCTTAATCTTATCCAATGAAAAACAAAATGTCAAAATCATGTGGAGATTGTGAAAGAGAGATAGCAGGATCTTGTGCAGAGATTGTGGTGTCAAAGAGAAATTAGAGATATACAAATGAATTAACCAAGGAATGTTACACCTCTTTCGCTAATGGGGTAAATTTGGAAAGAGAGGAATATGTGAGCTTTTAAAGGGGTAGAGATGAGCTTTGCTCAATTGAGAAGCAGTCTTTGATCCCTTATTGTCTTTTGGTGCACCCATATAGTTACTATTTGTATAGAGGATTGGGTGTCTTTTGGAGAGA is a genomic window containing:
- the LOC107004266 gene encoding uncharacterized protein LOC107004266; the encoded protein is MAGRFRELLKKYGKVALGVHFSVSAASITSLYVAVKNNVDVEALFEKIGMPGLSKEKVDEIPNSLQQVISSTGFVIEEPFNQDDVAAPTPKQRNRTAELAASSVAALAVVVLLNKALFPLRVPITLGLTPPIARFLARRRIINNSV
- the LOC107003020 gene encoding uncharacterized protein LOC107003020, whose protein sequence is MAQPKKTLKNFIPLFILLSLSVIFLFSYHPTNLNSTKSFSFNPNTPQTHQNFTFLIKVLTFNRLESLSRCLSSLSKAHYDNHVVHLHVYIDHFQDSPKGYVEIDQKLNLSKSILDFVDGFSWKYGEKLVHYRASNAGLQAQWLEAWWPSSDDEFAFVVEDDLELSPLYFRFLKSLIDNYYYNESNFSPMIYGASLQRPRFVPGKHGNKMQIDDRTQLFLYQLVGTWGQLLFPRPWKEFRIWYDTHKAKGLKPFLDGMVTTGWYKKMGEKIWTPWFIKFIHARGYFNIYTNLLHERAFSVSHRDAGVNYGKSAGPDSYLVDEKSFDINLLKMQSLHSLRWYDFCFKEVSPGRIVRSSDDLVTVLHYVQKSRTILFVNLQQVSESIIRNLLCHFEILNIQNYVLLGPQSSFLLDLARRGHPVIDTDQFFDSIRLQNSINFDESHEKLGKEIVVKAHVVRKSLELKYNTWVVDSDVIPLSSDSFLHSYDLANDFLLGKNFKLVFIQNSASALKIWVDNVLDKVVASVASLKTRGSIATEGNFVNLVEKLLEQKKATFNRVDETDFSLNISFTDANKTSSRNGKKFAFWSPEMRSEKIQKRLEEFAMWVVDSDLSCNAVVCHPS
- the LOC114074772 gene encoding serine/threonine-protein phosphatase 7 long form homolog, which translates into the protein MERVVNPGPIDRTLLLSQHEHKSELLWKVCVGRMQYDRALVTTMVERWRPETHCFHLPFGEVTITLQDVQVLFGLRIDGDAVYIQDATRKIRPWRTLLETLTGCTIAPTDMDGASRVRIHSITGYLRDQLQVDPIRDATPVERVERIARLYMLVILGGILFSNTLENLISLQYLAFLDPIHDVGKYSWGSALLAYLYRALCRASIGNVVDICGFIPLLQVTLLKF